A stretch of the Salminus brasiliensis chromosome 23, fSalBra1.hap2, whole genome shotgun sequence genome encodes the following:
- the lingo3b gene encoding leucine-rich repeat and immunoglobulin-like domain-containing nogo receptor-interacting protein 3 produces the protein MAAAQGLGWLGLSLALLALSVVCQSCPPRCECVAQLRSVSCQRKRLSGVPEGIPTETRLLDLSRNRLRWMAPGDLAPYPRLEEVDLSENLISTLEPNAFASLQALRTLRLRGNQLKLVPMGAFARLSNLTTLDLSENKIVILLDYTFQDLRSLKHLEVGDNDLVYISHKAFSGLVGLEDLTIERCNLTSISGQTLSYLRNLVTLRLRHLSISALEDQNFRKLSALRGLEIDNWPYLEYISPLSFQGLNLSWLSITYTNITAVPSASFRNLAYLTSLNLSYNPISVLEPWAFKDLIRLKELYMVSTNLQTVEPHALGGLRQIRVLNLSNNELITLEERSFHSVNSLETLRVDGNPLSCDCRLLWILQRRRTLNFDGNMPVCAGPPEVQGNMLSSFTDSALFDYFTCQKPKIRNRKLQQVTAREGQLVSFLCRAEGEPAPAIIWISPQRRRITSKSSGRITVLPGGTLEIRYAQVTDSGTYICIASNAGGNDTYFATLTVKGQPLDSTLFANRSLYAVDFNDTGLNSTRVFLKFTLDLTTILVSTAMGCITFLGVVLFCFLLLFVWSRGRGQRKNNFTVEYSFRKTEGPTTSGTSGGTRKFNMKMI, from the exons ATGGCTGCCGCACAGGGCCTGGGCTGGCTGGGCTTGAGCCTGGCTCTGCTGGCCCTCAGCGTGGTGTGCCAGAGCTGCCCGCCACGGTGTGAATGTGTGGCTCAGCTGCGCTCCGTGTCCTGCCAGCGCAAGCGCCTGTCCGGAGTGCCCGAGGGCATCCCCACAGAGACACGGCTGCTGGACCTCAGTCGGAACCGGCTGCGCTGGATGGCGCCGGGAGACCTGGCGCCGTACCCACGGCTGGAGGAAGTGGACCTGAGCGAGAACCTCATCTCCACGCTGGAGCCCAACGCCTTTGCCAGTCTTCAGGCTCTTCGCACACTGCGTCTCCGGGGAAATCAGCTGAAGCTGGTGCCCATGGGCGCGTTTGCTCGTCTGTCGAACCTCACCACCCTGGACCTGAGCGAGAACAAGATTGTTATCCTGCTGGACTACACTTTTCAGGACCTGCGCAGCCTCAAACACTTGGAG GTTGGTGACAATGACTTGGTGTACATATCCCATAAGGCTTTCTCAGGGTTAGTGGGGTTGGAGGACCTGACCATAGAAAGATGCAACCTGACTTCCATCTCTGGCCAAACACTGTCCTACTTGCGTAACCTGGTCACTCTACGACTACGTCATCTCAGCATCTCTGCCCTGGAGGACCAAAATTTTCGCAAGCTGTCAGCTCTCAGGGGGCTAGAGATTGACAACTGGCCATACCTTGAGTACATCTCCCCTCTTAGTTTCCAAGGCCTAAACCTGTCTTGGCTGTCCATCACTTACACCAACATCACTGCCGTTCCTTCTGCCTCCTTCCGCAATCTTGCTTACCTGACTTCCCTTAACCTGTCCTACAACCCTATATCTGTGCTGGAACCATGGGCATTCAAAGATCTAATAAGACTGAAAGAGTTGTATATGGTCAGCACTAACCTGCAGACTGTGGAGCCACATGCTCTGGGTGGTCTGAGACAGATCCGAGTGCTCAACCTGTCCAACAACGAGCTGATCACTCTGGAGGAACGCTCCTTCCATTCTGTCAACAGCCTTGAGACTTTGCGGGTTGACGGTAACCCTCTTTCTTGCGATTGCCGGCTTCTCTGGATCCTGCAACGCAGACGTACCCTGAACTTTGATGGCAACATGCCTGTTTGTGCTGGGCCCCCTGAGGTACAAGGCAACATGCTGAGCAGTTTTACAGATTCAGCCCTGTTTgattacttcacctgtcagaaGCCCAAGATACGGAACCGCAAGCTTCAGCAAGTGACAGCACGCGAGGGCCAGTTGGTGTCCTTCTTGTGCCGTGCTGAGGGTGAACCAGCTCCTGCCATCATCTGGATCTCACCGCAGCGGAGACGGATCACTTCGAAAAGCAGTGGCAGGATCACGGTTCTGCCAGGTGGAACACTGGAGATCCGTTATGCCCAGGTGACTGACAGCGGCACGTACATCTGCATTGCCAGCAATGCCGGTGGCAACGACACCTACTTCGCTACGCTGACAGTAAAAGGACAGCCGCTGGACTCGACACTGTTCGCCAACCGCTCGCTGTATGCGGTGGACTTCAATGACACGGGGCTGAATAGCACGCGTGTCTTCCTTAAGTTCACTCTGGACCTCACCACCATCCTGGTGTCCACGGCCATGGGCTGCATCACCTTCCTGGGTGTGGTGCTCTTCTGTTTCCTGCTGTTGTTCGTGTGGAGCCGTGGAAGGGGCCAACGCAAGAACAACTTCACAGTGGAGTACTCTTTCAGGAAGACGGAGGGACCCACCACCAGTGGGACCTCCGGAGGGACCCGCAAGTTTAACATGAAGATGATATGA